Genomic window (uncultured Hyphomonas sp.):
TTGGAGAAATTGGTCTCGGTCTGGTTCACCCAGCCCATGAAGCGCAGCACAATATTGGAGTCGCCGACCGTCTGGATGAAAGCTTCCGGCTCCGGATCTTTCAGAACGAAAGGCATCGCCTTCAGCCGGTCGAGCCCCAGCTGCATCGCCGCCACAGAGTCGTCCGCCGCATCGACACCGAGGTCGAACTCAAAGCGGCGCTCGGGATTGCGTGTATAATTCAGGATCACCGCCTTGAAGACGATCGTGTTGGGAATGCGCAAATGGTTGCCATCCAGCGTCATCAGGATCGTGGAGCGCGAGGTGAGGCGGATGACCTTGCCCTCGTGATCGTCAATCACGACATGCTCGTTCGCGCGGAAAGGCTGGCGCACGCTCAGCATGATGGAGGAGATATAGTTCTCCAGCGTATCACGCACCGAGAAGCCGATGGCGAGGCCGATCACGCCTGCACCGCCCAGAATGGTACCCATCAGCGTGGTGGCGCCGAGGACGTTCATCGCCATCACCAGCGCCACGAGAAGCGCCACGATGCGGAATGCGCCGGAGACCAGTTCGACCAGGAACGGATTGGGCAGGATCAGGCGCCAGAAGGCGCGCCACGAAGCGATCAGATGCCCCAGCAGGGCAATGACCAGGAACACGGCCAGCGACACGCCATAAAGCGGCAGGGCGCGGTAGAGCTTCTGCAGCCGGCTGGAGGAGTCCCCGAACAGGCCGCCCGTGCTGTCTTCCACGGCCAGACGGCGCTCGATCTGGTTCTCGACCGTGACGACGCCATTGACGCGCAGCGCCAGCTCTTCGGCCCGCGCATCGGCAGCGCTGCTGGACACATCCCCGCCAAGGGTCACCACGCCATGGTTCACCTCGACGGTCACCCGGCGAAGGGAGTCGATTTCTGCGAATATGTCCGTGATGCGTGTTTTGATCTCGGCGTCGCTCGCCTGTGGCGGCGGGGTCTGGATGGCAGGCGTCGGGTCAACCGGCGGCTCAGGTGCCTGCGCCAGCGCGGCCGGGACTGTCAGGGCAAGGCACAGAAACAGCAGGCCGGCGCGGAGCCAGCCCGTCAGCGCGGCGGGTATACCGGTAAGGTTTGTGTGCGGGTTCACCCTTCCAGAATACACGAGACGCAGGAAGGTTCCATCCGGAGCATTGCGGACTAGCCCACCACCTCCGTCTCGTCCCCGAACCAGAGCGGCGAATTCGCAAGGTCGATGAACTTCTTCTCGTCCTCCAGCAGTTCGGCGCCGGCTTTCGCCGCCGCCTCGCTGGTATTGGCGGCCATGGCCTCCTCGCTTTCGAACCAGAGTTCGGCGACGCCGTCATAGGAAGGCGGCCCGCCGCGGCTGGCCTGCATGGCGGCGTTCAGCGGGTCATGCGCGGTATGGTTCTGAACATATCGGAGAATGCCCAGAACCTCCGCATGCTTTGCCACCAGCGGGGCGTGCTGCTCCCGCCAGTAGGTCTGAAACTCCTCCCGCGTGAGATGCGGCAGGCGGCGCAAACAAAACGTCAGCTTGATCACAACAGGTCTCCGCCCGCGGCGGCGGCGCTGGTGCCGTCCTTCTTGAAGGCGCGGATGACGTTCTTGCCGGTGATCCATTTGTGCACTTCGTCCGGCCCGTCGACGAGGCGCTGGGACCGGATGTGCGTGTACCAGGCGGCCAGCGGCGTATCGAGCGAATAGCCGAGCGCGCCGTGCAGCTGGATCGCTGTGTCGACCACCTTGTGAACCATGTTGGCCAGGAAGACTTTGGCGATGCCGTTCTCCTGGCGGATGTCCAGGCCGTTCTCGGCCTTGTAGGCGATATGCATCAGCATCAGGCGCGCGATGTAGAGCTGGCTGGCACATTCGGCCAGCATGAACTGGACACCCTGACGGTCTTCCAGCTTCTTGCCGAAGGTTTCGCGGCTGGTGACATGTTCCGTCGCCAGATCAAGTGCGCGCTGGGCCATGGCGACATTGTGCATGCCGTGGCGCAGGCGGCCATAGGCAAGCCGGTGCTGGCCCATGGCAAAGCCCTGCCCTTCCCCGCCAAGCAAATTCTCTTCCGGCACGATCAGGTTCTCGATCTTCACCTCGGCATGGCCGCCGCCCATCTCGGCATAGTGCGGCCCGTGTACCGCCATGGTGGGGATGTCACGAATGATGTTGTAGCCGGGGTTCGGCAGCTCCACGATGAAGGTGGAATATTGCTGGTGGCGCGGGGCGTCCGGATTGGTCTTGGCCATGACGACTGCGATGTCGGCGGCTGTCGCGGCGGACGAGAACCATTTCTCGCCATTGAGGACGTAGTTGCCCTTGCCGTCCTTCACGGCGGTGGTCTGCATGCCGGTCGCGTCGGCGCCCGCGGCCTTTTCCGTCATGGAATAGCAGATCCGCTTTTCGCCATTGATCAGCGGCTTCAGGTATTTCTCTTTCTGGAAATCCGTACCGTGGGCCAGCAGCGTCAGCATGGTGGCATCGTCCGGGCCCTGCGAGTTCATCGAGAGCGCGCCGAGGTGGCTCTGCCCGAGTTCCATCTGTACCAGCGCATTGGCCAGCGGGCCGAGGCCCATGCCGCCATGCTCAACCGGGAAGAAAGGCAGCCAAAGGCCCTTGGCGCGGGCCTTGGCGCGCAGCTCCGCCAGCACTTCCCTGTAAGGCTTGCCGTCGGCCATCGCCTTCTCGGCGGGGATGCACTCCTCCTGCACCCATTTGCGCACGCGCTCGCGCACTTCTTTCGCCTCTTCCGGTATCGTGAAATCAATCGCCATGTTTCGCTC
Coding sequences:
- a CDS encoding EthD domain-containing protein, whose translation is MIKLTFCLRRLPHLTREEFQTYWREQHAPLVAKHAEVLGILRYVQNHTAHDPLNAAMQASRGGPPSYDGVAELWFESEEAMAANTSEAAAKAGAELLEDEKKFIDLANSPLWFGDETEVVG
- a CDS encoding mechanosensitive ion channel family protein, encoding MNPHTNLTGIPAALTGWLRAGLLFLCLALTVPAALAQAPEPPVDPTPAIQTPPPQASDAEIKTRITDIFAEIDSLRRVTVEVNHGVVTLGGDVSSSAADARAEELALRVNGVVTVENQIERRLAVEDSTGGLFGDSSSRLQKLYRALPLYGVSLAVFLVIALLGHLIASWRAFWRLILPNPFLVELVSGAFRIVALLVALVMAMNVLGATTLMGTILGGAGVIGLAIGFSVRDTLENYISSIMLSVRQPFRANEHVVIDDHEGKVIRLTSRSTILMTLDGNHLRIPNTIVFKAVILNYTRNPERRFEFDLGVDAADDSVAAMQLGLDRLKAMPFVLKDPEPEAFIQTVGDSNIVLRFMGWVNQTETNFSKGRGLAIAATKDALEEGGFTLPEPIYRVRFDSGVEDALKSTKPDGRAANPPEQTRPKPAVDTREAADVAADNTIDEKVAAERASSKEPDLLDEQSPVE
- a CDS encoding acyl-CoA dehydrogenase family protein, which codes for MAIDFTIPEEAKEVRERVRKWVQEECIPAEKAMADGKPYREVLAELRAKARAKGLWLPFFPVEHGGMGLGPLANALVQMELGQSHLGALSMNSQGPDDATMLTLLAHGTDFQKEKYLKPLINGEKRICYSMTEKAAGADATGMQTTAVKDGKGNYVLNGEKWFSSAATAADIAVVMAKTNPDAPRHQQYSTFIVELPNPGYNIIRDIPTMAVHGPHYAEMGGGHAEVKIENLIVPEENLLGGEGQGFAMGQHRLAYGRLRHGMHNVAMAQRALDLATEHVTSRETFGKKLEDRQGVQFMLAECASQLYIARLMLMHIAYKAENGLDIRQENGIAKVFLANMVHKVVDTAIQLHGALGYSLDTPLAAWYTHIRSQRLVDGPDEVHKWITGKNVIRAFKKDGTSAAAAGGDLL